The Geoglobus acetivorans genome window below encodes:
- a CDS encoding DUF3368 domain-containing protein has protein sequence MIVSNATPLIYLAKAGKLHLLKIFGEVVIPEEVKIEVVDRGKALEKADAYVIEKAINEGWIRVMKAEMVNLALELHPGEKAVLSLAKHLGVKEVLVDEKPARFAAKLLGLKPRGTVFVLLRALQEGMLDFDGFLDILHEMLKHGYRLREDVAVEAIKEAKRIASRK, from the coding sequence ATGATCGTCTCCAACGCAACTCCGCTCATCTACCTTGCAAAAGCAGGAAAACTGCATTTGCTTAAGATTTTTGGCGAGGTCGTAATCCCTGAGGAAGTGAAAATCGAGGTTGTGGATAGGGGAAAGGCGCTGGAAAAAGCAGACGCTTATGTTATCGAGAAGGCCATCAACGAGGGCTGGATCAGAGTGATGAAAGCTGAGATGGTAAACCTGGCGTTGGAACTTCACCCGGGAGAGAAGGCTGTTCTCTCACTCGCTAAGCATCTCGGTGTAAAAGAGGTTCTGGTTGACGAAAAACCTGCAAGGTTTGCTGCAAAACTGCTCGGCTTGAAGCCAAGGGGGACGGTATTCGTTCTGCTGAGGGCTTTACAGGAGGGTATGCTGGACTTTGACGGGTTCCTGGATATTCTTCATGAAATGCTGAAACATGGCTACAGGTTGAGAGAAGATGTTGCCGTTGAGGCGATAAAAGAGGCAAAGAGGATTGCCAGCCGGAAATAG
- a CDS encoding UPF0175 family protein: MPVTLTTRVDDDLAKLIDDIAAKEGMDRSTVIRRFLTRAAKDWLIERSLKDYEEGKITLWQVAERCGLSLWEAVSEVEKREIHVPYTPEDLEEDLEGI, encoded by the coding sequence ATGCCCGTAACCTTAACAACGAGGGTTGATGACGATCTTGCGAAGCTCATCGACGATATTGCGGCAAAAGAGGGTATGGATCGGTCAACTGTCATCAGGAGATTTCTGACAAGGGCTGCAAAAGACTGGCTGATTGAGAGGAGCCTGAAGGATTACGAGGAGGGAAAAATAACCCTGTGGCAGGTGGCTGAGAGATGCGGTTTATCGCTCTGGGAAGCAGTAAGCGAGGTTGAGAAGAGGGAAATACACGTTCCCTACACCCCTGAAGATCTGGAAGAGGATCTTGAAGGCATATGA
- a CDS encoding UPF0175 family protein — MKLVTTSVRLPKDIIDEIEKFSKDEGIDKGTFVRKLIAESLREYRIKKALELYRERKISLWKAAEIAGITYSEALEELKRRNIPFKYDLQDLEADLYWAMK, encoded by the coding sequence ATGAAACTGGTAACAACTTCGGTAAGACTACCCAAGGATATTATCGATGAAATCGAAAAATTCAGTAAAGACGAGGGGATTGACAAAGGGACTTTCGTGCGGAAACTAATAGCTGAATCTCTCAGAGAATACAGAATTAAAAAAGCACTCGAACTTTACAGGGAGAGAAAAATCTCGCTCTGGAAGGCTGCTGAAATTGCCGGGATTACATACAGTGAGGCTCTGGAAGAGCTGAAGAGGAGGAATATTCCGTTCAAGTATGATCTTCAAGACTTGGAAGCTGACCTGTACTGGGCGATGAAATGA
- the glmS gene encoding glutamine--fructose-6-phosphate transaminase (isomerizing), whose protein sequence is MCGIVGYLGFRRADGVIISALKRLEYRGYDSWGVAVRDGNEIRIIKKVGAIGDVDSYSIAGGNLGVGHTRWATHGKPSEINAHPHTDCSGKIAVVHNGIISNFQSLKEELESRGHLFKSETDTEVIAHLIEESYRGDLKEAVIEAVERLKGSYAIVALHAEKDELVAVRYKSPLVLGAGDEEWIIASDVPAILDYTNRVVYLEDGDMVVLNRDGFEVWNNGTRVERRIEMIPWSIEDAERGGYEHFMLKEIHEIPKVIEDTLFEYLSEDIEMDASFSAGISEIVFIACGTSYHASLVGKYLIEKLTGIPVRVEFASEFIYHQPPMHRALTIAITQSGETADTLEAMRIAKKLGAKTLAIVNVLGSTATRVADHVLYTRAGPEISVAATKSFIAQLIVLYLIALKLSRLPGSEVNRLIDELRAMPELVRKVLEREGEIEQIAVLISGYENMMYIGRGIGVPIAMEGALKMKEISYIHAEAYPAGELKHGSFALLGEKTPVIASLVPDETYEIMLNNIKEVKARESVVVAVADEDDQEVEKYVDFVIRVPKTEHIFSAITHSVVLQLLAYHTARKRGCEIDKPRNLAKSVTVE, encoded by the coding sequence ATGTGTGGAATCGTTGGCTATCTCGGATTCAGAAGGGCAGATGGAGTTATAATTTCCGCTCTCAAGAGGCTTGAGTACAGGGGATACGATTCATGGGGTGTGGCAGTCAGAGATGGTAACGAAATCAGGATCATAAAGAAGGTGGGGGCGATAGGCGATGTTGACTCGTACAGCATAGCCGGGGGAAATCTGGGTGTGGGGCATACCAGGTGGGCAACTCACGGAAAACCGTCCGAAATAAACGCCCACCCCCATACTGATTGCAGCGGTAAAATTGCCGTCGTCCACAACGGGATAATCTCGAACTTTCAATCGCTGAAAGAGGAACTTGAAAGCAGAGGTCACCTGTTCAAATCTGAAACAGATACCGAGGTTATTGCACACCTTATTGAGGAATCCTATCGGGGTGATTTGAAGGAGGCTGTGATTGAGGCCGTTGAAAGGCTGAAGGGGTCTTACGCCATTGTTGCTCTCCATGCTGAAAAAGATGAGCTTGTGGCAGTGAGATACAAGAGCCCGCTTGTGCTTGGCGCTGGAGATGAGGAATGGATAATAGCTTCTGACGTACCTGCCATTCTGGATTACACGAACCGGGTTGTTTACCTTGAAGACGGAGATATGGTAGTTCTGAACAGAGATGGCTTTGAAGTGTGGAATAATGGAACGAGAGTTGAGAGAAGGATTGAGATGATTCCGTGGAGCATAGAGGATGCGGAGAGGGGTGGTTACGAGCATTTCATGCTCAAAGAGATACATGAAATCCCAAAGGTTATTGAGGATACGCTGTTTGAGTACCTCTCAGAAGATATAGAGATGGATGCCAGCTTTTCAGCAGGCATCTCCGAAATTGTGTTCATTGCCTGCGGCACCTCCTACCATGCAAGCCTCGTGGGCAAGTACCTGATTGAGAAACTCACAGGAATTCCGGTCAGAGTTGAGTTTGCGTCGGAGTTTATATATCACCAGCCACCAATGCACAGGGCCCTTACCATAGCCATAACGCAATCCGGAGAGACTGCAGACACGCTTGAGGCGATGAGGATTGCAAAGAAGCTCGGAGCAAAGACACTTGCCATAGTGAACGTCCTTGGAAGTACGGCGACGAGAGTGGCTGATCACGTTTTATACACGAGAGCCGGGCCAGAAATAAGCGTTGCGGCCACAAAATCATTCATCGCTCAGCTGATAGTTCTTTATCTTATCGCCTTGAAACTCTCAAGATTGCCGGGAAGCGAGGTTAACAGACTTATTGACGAACTGAGGGCAATGCCTGAGCTTGTCAGAAAGGTTCTGGAGCGGGAAGGTGAAATCGAACAGATTGCAGTTCTGATTTCTGGCTATGAGAACATGATGTACATAGGGAGGGGGATAGGAGTCCCCATTGCCATGGAGGGTGCGCTCAAGATGAAAGAGATATCCTACATTCATGCCGAGGCGTATCCTGCCGGTGAACTCAAGCATGGGTCTTTTGCACTGCTCGGAGAGAAAACTCCGGTTATTGCATCCCTGGTTCCTGACGAAACCTACGAGATAATGCTTAATAACATCAAGGAGGTTAAGGCAAGAGAGTCTGTTGTTGTTGCAGTAGCGGATGAAGACGACCAGGAAGTGGAGAAATATGTTGACTTTGTAATCCGAGTTCCAAAAACCGAACATATCTTCTCTGCCATAACCCACTCCGTTGTACTTCAGCTCTTGGCCTACCACACTGCAAGGAAGAGGGGCTGCGAGATAGACAAACCCAGAAATCTTGCGAAGAGCGTTACGGTTGAGTAG
- the glmU gene encoding bifunctional sugar-1-phosphate nucleotidylyltransferase/acetyltransferase: MKAVILAAGEGQRLRPFTASKPKVMIKVGNRPILQYVVDALRNAGIHDIVMVVGYRKDRVMSYFGDGKKFGVKIEYAFQEQQLGTAHALKQAERFVEGEFLLVPGDNIIDVRTINCALNEKNSIVYKVIEGVSKYGVLRLRDDGTVSEIVEKPSETVSYLANTGVYHLDSSIFDYILNERDLTAVVNSMIGNGVAFRAVETRGVWLDVVYPWDIPAVNEYALNFRGRKVSGKVESGVTIVGDVIVENGCVLRSGSYIKGPVMIGENCEIGPNAVIGPGVSIGNNTKIEPFSVIENSVIGDNVRVGSGSRIEGSVIDSGTRIMPGFTAVKDAVSVEVDGAVIRIETGTFIGERCRMGAKATAMPGTVVGNDVEVAPLKVLSGKLPDKSRVL, encoded by the coding sequence ATGAAAGCCGTCATTCTTGCAGCCGGAGAGGGCCAGAGGCTGAGGCCCTTTACAGCAAGCAAGCCGAAGGTCATGATCAAGGTCGGAAACAGGCCAATCCTCCAGTATGTGGTTGATGCTCTCAGAAATGCTGGCATTCACGATATCGTAATGGTTGTTGGCTACAGGAAGGACAGAGTAATGAGCTACTTTGGAGACGGGAAAAAATTCGGTGTCAAGATCGAGTACGCCTTTCAGGAACAGCAGCTCGGCACTGCTCACGCTCTCAAGCAGGCAGAAAGATTCGTTGAGGGGGAGTTTTTACTTGTTCCGGGAGACAACATAATTGATGTCAGAACGATAAACTGTGCCCTTAATGAGAAAAATTCGATTGTTTACAAGGTAATTGAGGGCGTATCGAAGTATGGAGTCCTGAGATTAAGGGATGACGGGACTGTATCCGAAATTGTCGAAAAACCGTCGGAAACTGTGAGCTACCTCGCCAACACCGGTGTTTATCATCTCGACTCGTCAATTTTCGATTACATTTTGAATGAGAGGGATTTAACGGCTGTGGTAAACTCCATGATTGGGAATGGTGTTGCATTCAGGGCGGTTGAGACCAGAGGTGTATGGCTGGACGTCGTTTATCCCTGGGATATTCCTGCTGTAAATGAGTATGCACTCAATTTCAGGGGTAGAAAGGTCTCGGGAAAGGTTGAAAGTGGCGTAACGATTGTCGGAGACGTGATTGTGGAAAATGGATGCGTGTTACGGAGCGGTTCTTACATAAAGGGACCTGTCATGATAGGAGAAAACTGTGAAATTGGGCCCAACGCTGTAATCGGTCCGGGAGTTTCCATAGGAAACAACACGAAAATTGAACCCTTCTCCGTTATAGAGAACAGCGTTATCGGGGATAATGTTAGAGTCGGGAGCGGTAGCAGAATTGAGGGTTCTGTGATCGACTCCGGGACGAGAATTATGCCGGGATTTACTGCGGTAAAGGACGCAGTATCAGTCGAGGTGGATGGTGCGGTCATTAGGATTGAAACCGGGACCTTCATAGGTGAGAGGTGCAGGATGGGTGCCAAGGCAACTGCAATGCCCGGTACGGTTGTGGGGAATGATGTTGAGGTTGCCCCCCTGAAGGTTCTCTCCGGAAAACTCCCCGATAAATCAAGGGTGTTGTGA
- the glmU gene encoding bifunctional sugar-1-phosphate nucleotidylyltransferase/acetyltransferase has product MQAVILAAGEGTRMRPLTYTKPKVMLPVANKPILQHVIENLARAGVDEVVLVVGYREDTVREHFGDELEGVRIKYVRQTKQLGTAHALLSAKHLLDDRFMMLNGDAIVFEDDLKHLVREKSAIAVREVSNPQDFGVVDVENNSVKEIIEKPENPPSNLINAGIYVFTREIVNYLEKTPLSVRGEYEITDSITMAIADGFEFKAVRIEGWIDVGYPWDLLKANETLLSHVESKIEGEVEDGAVIKGNVVIGEGTVIMAGSYIVGPVVIGQNCRIGPNCYIRPYTAIGDNCHIGNAVEVKNSIIMSSTKVPHFNYIGDSVIGENCNFGAGTKIANLRLDEGEIAVNVKGRVVITGRKKFGAAIGDNVKTGINASINVGTLIGNNVFIGPGAVVDGVVEPNSKVY; this is encoded by the coding sequence GTGCAGGCCGTCATTCTTGCAGCAGGTGAAGGGACGAGAATGCGTCCGCTAACCTACACAAAGCCAAAAGTGATGCTTCCAGTGGCAAATAAACCAATTCTCCAGCACGTAATTGAGAATCTTGCCAGAGCCGGTGTCGATGAAGTTGTGCTGGTGGTGGGGTACAGGGAAGATACCGTCAGAGAGCACTTTGGCGACGAACTGGAAGGTGTGAGAATCAAGTATGTCAGGCAGACAAAGCAGCTCGGGACAGCCCACGCACTCCTCTCAGCGAAACATCTCCTCGATGACAGGTTCATGATGCTGAATGGAGACGCCATAGTCTTTGAGGATGATCTAAAACATCTCGTGAGGGAAAAGAGCGCAATCGCGGTCCGTGAAGTTTCAAATCCTCAGGATTTTGGGGTGGTAGATGTAGAAAACAACTCTGTGAAAGAAATTATTGAAAAACCAGAAAATCCTCCCTCAAATCTGATAAACGCTGGCATTTACGTTTTCACAAGGGAGATCGTGAATTACCTGGAAAAAACGCCCCTTTCTGTTAGGGGAGAATACGAGATCACCGACTCGATAACGATGGCGATTGCCGATGGTTTTGAATTCAAAGCGGTCCGGATTGAAGGGTGGATAGATGTCGGTTACCCCTGGGATCTCCTAAAAGCAAATGAAACTCTTCTGTCTCATGTTGAGTCGAAGATTGAGGGCGAGGTTGAGGACGGGGCTGTGATAAAGGGCAATGTTGTGATTGGGGAAGGAACGGTTATTATGGCCGGCAGCTACATTGTTGGGCCTGTGGTTATAGGGCAAAACTGCAGAATCGGCCCCAACTGCTACATAAGACCTTATACAGCCATCGGAGATAACTGTCACATAGGCAATGCTGTTGAAGTTAAGAACTCGATAATCATGAGCAGCACGAAGGTTCCTCATTTCAATTACATCGGAGATTCGGTCATAGGTGAAAACTGCAATTTCGGAGCGGGAACGAAGATCGCAAACCTCAGACTTGACGAAGGGGAGATTGCTGTGAATGTTAAGGGCAGGGTTGTAATAACTGGCAGGAAGAAATTTGGGGCAGCCATAGGTGACAATGTCAAAACCGGCATCAATGCCTCAATAAATGTTGGCACTCTGATAGGAAATAACGTTTTTATTGGTCCAGGGGCTGTTGTTGATGGAGTTGTTGAACCGAACTCGAAGGTGTATTAG
- a CDS encoding TIGR04076 family protein, with protein sequence MRVKIEVVKVEDECAASYQPRDVFYMNGFLIESEKPLCIHAVFAISHVAYALSHGMDASAFGTEEIFLSCPDPGKPYGDGKVIFRLEVVE encoded by the coding sequence GTGAGAGTCAAAATAGAGGTTGTAAAAGTCGAAGATGAATGTGCTGCCAGCTATCAACCCAGAGACGTGTTCTACATGAATGGCTTCCTTATTGAGTCTGAAAAGCCCCTCTGTATTCATGCAGTCTTTGCTATCAGCCATGTAGCGTATGCTCTTTCTCATGGAATGGATGCCAGTGCTTTTGGGACAGAGGAAATATTCCTTTCCTGCCCTGATCCGGGAAAGCCATATGGAGATGGAAAGGTCATTTTCAGGCTTGAGGTGGTTGAATGA
- a CDS encoding glucose-1-phosphate thymidylyltransferase, with the protein MKALILSGGHGTRLRPLTYSQQKQLIPVANKPVLFYAIEDVIEAGVDEIGIVTGPNREQVIETVNSAEWDAEITFIHQGEPKGLAHAILVAEEFLGDEEFVMYLGDNILRDGIVDHARKFRENDPDSLILLTEVDDPSRFGVAELDENGNVVRLVEKPKIPPSNFALVGIYFFKPVIIEACKSIKPSWRNELEITDAIQWLVENGYSVEASIVRGWWKDTGKPEDILEANRLILDDIRERISGEVADSTVIGRVVVEDGARIVNSTIKGPCIIGRNTKIENAYIGPYTAIGNGCVIRDTEIEDSVVLDESVIERAGRIVESLIGRGVRIKKDSIKPSGHRFVIGDNSEVIL; encoded by the coding sequence ATGAAAGCTCTCATTCTTTCAGGTGGACATGGTACGAGGCTCCGTCCGCTAACGTACTCCCAGCAAAAACAGCTAATACCTGTTGCGAACAAACCCGTCCTTTTCTACGCCATAGAAGACGTTATAGAGGCAGGAGTGGATGAGATAGGGATAGTAACCGGTCCGAACAGGGAGCAGGTGATAGAAACTGTAAATTCGGCAGAGTGGGATGCAGAAATAACATTCATCCACCAGGGCGAGCCCAAAGGGCTGGCACACGCGATCCTGGTTGCCGAAGAGTTTCTTGGTGATGAGGAGTTCGTGATGTATCTGGGGGACAACATACTGAGGGACGGAATTGTGGATCATGCCCGGAAATTCAGGGAGAATGACCCTGACTCGCTCATACTGCTGACAGAGGTCGATGACCCATCCCGGTTTGGTGTTGCCGAGCTCGATGAGAATGGAAATGTGGTGAGACTGGTGGAGAAGCCGAAGATACCACCTTCGAATTTTGCCCTTGTTGGCATTTACTTCTTCAAGCCCGTTATAATCGAGGCCTGTAAGAGCATAAAGCCTTCATGGCGTAACGAGCTCGAGATTACAGATGCCATCCAGTGGCTGGTTGAGAACGGCTACTCCGTTGAGGCCTCAATTGTCAGAGGGTGGTGGAAGGATACCGGTAAGCCGGAGGACATCCTCGAGGCAAACAGGCTGATTCTTGACGACATCAGAGAGAGAATTTCCGGGGAAGTTGCTGACTCCACAGTTATCGGCAGGGTTGTTGTGGAGGATGGGGCAAGGATTGTGAATTCAACCATCAAGGGGCCGTGCATAATCGGCAGGAACACGAAGATTGAGAACGCATACATCGGCCCCTACACGGCAATCGGGAACGGTTGTGTTATCAGAGATACGGAAATTGAGGACAGCGTGGTGCTGGACGAGAGCGTCATAGAAAGGGCGGGCAGGATCGTGGAGAGCCTGATAGGCAGGGGTGTCAGAATAAAGAAGGACAGCATAAAGCCCTCAGGGCACAGGTTCGTCATCGGCGACAATTCAGAAGTGATCCTCTGA
- the rfbB gene encoding dTDP-glucose 4,6-dehydratase — MKVLVTGGLGFIGSNFVRYVLREYRDIEVINLDAVKYGSNPDNLKDIEGDERYTFIRGDIADYELVKDLVKGVDAIVNFAAETHVDRSISNPESFLRSNVVGVHSLLEAIRKHNSNAVFVHISTDEVYGDIMEGSFKEDDRLKPSSPYSASKAAGDLFVLSYVRTYGIDARITRCTNNYGPYQFPEKLIPKTIIRTLMGLKVPVYGTGQNVRDWLYVEDHCRAIDLVVQEGEKGEIYNISSGEERTNLEVVKTILNMLGRDESMIEFVEDRPGHDVRYSLDSSKIRGELGWRPRVSFDEGIEETVRWYRENTWWWEKLVDERVLHPTPWKLKW, encoded by the coding sequence ATGAAGGTTCTGGTAACAGGAGGTCTGGGATTCATTGGGAGCAATTTTGTCAGGTATGTTCTGCGAGAATACAGGGACATTGAGGTTATCAATCTCGACGCAGTGAAGTACGGATCGAACCCGGACAATCTCAAGGACATCGAGGGAGACGAGAGATACACGTTTATCAGGGGAGACATAGCTGATTACGAGCTTGTAAAGGATCTGGTTAAGGGTGTGGATGCCATCGTCAACTTCGCTGCAGAGACACACGTTGACAGGAGCATCTCCAATCCAGAATCGTTTCTGAGGAGCAACGTGGTTGGGGTGCATTCTCTCCTTGAGGCAATCAGGAAGCACAACAGCAATGCGGTCTTCGTTCACATCTCCACCGACGAGGTGTATGGTGATATAATGGAAGGATCATTTAAGGAGGATGACAGGCTGAAGCCGTCCTCACCGTATTCGGCCAGCAAGGCTGCCGGAGACCTGTTCGTTCTGTCGTACGTAAGAACCTACGGCATTGATGCAAGGATCACGAGGTGTACAAACAACTACGGGCCATACCAGTTCCCGGAGAAGCTGATTCCCAAGACGATCATCCGAACGTTGATGGGTCTGAAGGTGCCGGTGTACGGGACTGGGCAGAACGTCCGTGACTGGCTGTACGTGGAGGACCACTGCAGGGCGATTGACCTGGTGGTGCAGGAAGGAGAGAAAGGCGAGATATACAACATCTCGAGCGGGGAGGAGAGGACGAATCTGGAGGTTGTTAAAACGATCTTGAACATGCTTGGCAGGGATGAGAGCATGATAGAGTTCGTTGAGGACAGACCCGGTCACGACGTGAGGTACAGTCTGGATTCCTCCAAAATAAGGGGGGAGCTGGGGTGGAGGCCGAGGGTCAGTTTCGACGAAGGAATCGAGGAGACTGTGAGGTGGTACAGGGAGAACACCTGGTGGTGGGAGAAGCTCGTGGATGAAAGAGTCCTGCATCCCACACCCTGGAAGCTGAAATGGTAA
- the rfbD gene encoding dTDP-4-dehydrorhamnose reductase has translation MFITGGSGLLGSKIAEIAVDRGYEVYSGYHSHKPEFGEAVKLDLSSPESIRGVIREVRPDVVIHTAALTDVDRCEREKELAHRINAEGTKVVAEVAREVGAFLVYVSTDYVFDGERGMYREEDETNPVNHYGYTKLAGEKHCQDFCIARTCVIYGARPASGKVNFALWLIDRLEKGESVRIVTDQYITPTLNTNLAKMILECAENEHRGVFHLAGATRVSRFEFAKEIAEVFGLEESLIIPSKMEEINWIAKRPRDSSLDVSKAARYLSEKPLELRKALKVLKGEMER, from the coding sequence GTGTTCATCACGGGTGGAAGTGGTCTTCTGGGGAGCAAGATCGCAGAAATTGCGGTTGACAGAGGATATGAGGTTTATTCAGGATACCACAGCCACAAACCCGAGTTCGGTGAGGCGGTTAAACTTGACCTGTCAAGTCCGGAAAGCATCAGGGGAGTTATCCGCGAGGTGAGGCCGGACGTCGTCATCCATACTGCAGCTTTAACCGATGTCGATAGGTGTGAAAGGGAGAAAGAACTGGCACACAGAATAAACGCTGAGGGGACAAAAGTTGTGGCCGAGGTGGCGAGAGAGGTAGGTGCATTCCTCGTGTATGTTTCGACGGACTACGTTTTCGATGGTGAAAGGGGAATGTACAGGGAAGAGGATGAGACGAATCCCGTGAACCACTACGGCTACACGAAGCTTGCTGGGGAGAAACACTGTCAGGACTTCTGCATCGCAAGGACATGTGTTATTTACGGAGCAAGGCCGGCGAGCGGCAAGGTTAACTTTGCTCTGTGGCTGATTGACAGGCTTGAGAAAGGAGAGAGTGTCAGAATTGTCACAGACCAATATATTACGCCAACACTCAACACGAACCTCGCTAAGATGATCCTGGAATGTGCGGAGAATGAGCATAGAGGAGTTTTTCACCTGGCCGGAGCAACGAGGGTTTCGAGGTTCGAGTTTGCCAAGGAGATTGCGGAAGTCTTCGGTCTGGAAGAGAGTTTGATAATTCCCTCGAAGATGGAAGAGATAAACTGGATCGCTAAAAGACCGAGAGATTCCTCGCTTGACGTTTCAAAAGCTGCAAGATACTTGAGTGAGAAGCCCCTTGAGCTGAGAAAGGCTTTAAAGGTGCTGAAGGGAGAAATGGAGCGATAG
- a CDS encoding toxin-antitoxin system TumE family protein has product MTEILKEVAKKLLDYDIVLKVEFFGTKVRAYLVRGYIFDVYHNQTLGKYSYTLIKEDRRIAGWDNAPHHVSVETYPDHFHDVDGKIKPSYLSGDPLEDLDRVLNVVKNILGEV; this is encoded by the coding sequence ATGACTGAAATTCTCAAGGAAGTTGCAAAAAAGTTGCTGGATTACGATATCGTACTGAAAGTGGAATTTTTTGGAACTAAGGTCAGGGCCTATCTGGTTCGCGGGTATATTTTTGACGTATACCACAACCAAACGCTCGGAAAATACAGCTATACGCTGATAAAAGAGGACAGACGGATAGCTGGTTGGGACAATGCACCTCACCATGTATCTGTTGAAACGTATCCAGACCACTTTCATGATGTTGATGGGAAGATTAAGCCATCTTACCTATCCGGAGACCCTTTGGAAGATTTGGATAGGGTTTTGAATGTAGTCAAGAATATCCTAGGGGAGGTGTGA
- a CDS encoding dTDP-4-dehydrorhamnose 3,5-epimerase family protein: MLPGIVIKPLKRFADERGFFTEIMRKDWDIFQDKIVQANLSITYPGIVRAWHKHERGQVDYFVCVKGAIKICAYDDETQELAEIVSTGENPQVVRVPGHYWHGFKAVGNEPAMLVYFVSRLYDYENPDEVRRPWNNPAIVPKVINGRKDDPRCGKPWDWFYPPHK, translated from the coding sequence ATGCTGCCGGGTATAGTTATCAAACCCCTGAAAAGGTTTGCAGACGAGAGGGGATTCTTCACCGAGATAATGCGGAAGGACTGGGACATCTTTCAGGACAAAATCGTTCAGGCGAACCTGTCCATCACGTATCCCGGAATCGTCAGGGCATGGCACAAACACGAGAGGGGACAGGTTGACTACTTCGTCTGCGTTAAAGGAGCCATCAAGATATGCGCATACGATGATGAAACGCAGGAGCTTGCCGAGATCGTCTCGACCGGAGAGAACCCGCAGGTGGTGAGGGTTCCGGGACACTACTGGCACGGGTTCAAGGCTGTTGGCAATGAACCTGCTATGCTGGTTTACTTTGTGAGCAGACTCTACGACTACGAAAATCCGGATGAAGTGAGGAGGCCGTGGAACAATCCAGCAATAGTTCCAAAAGTCATAAATGGACGAAAGGATGATCCAAGGTGTGGTAAGCCCTGGGACTGGTTTTACCCGCCACACAAATAA
- a CDS encoding AbrB/MazE/SpoVT family DNA-binding domain-containing protein, which yields MEKLESIVKVSGKGQIVIPKEVRDALGIKSGGKLAVIVRDDEIILRKIERLDLLEMSSRISSVVEKENIDVDKLVMEAVEWARKQR from the coding sequence ATGGAAAAGTTGGAAAGCATTGTGAAAGTGTCTGGAAAAGGACAGATAGTGATACCCAAGGAGGTAAGGGATGCGCTGGGCATAAAGTCTGGTGGAAAGCTGGCAGTTATTGTAAGAGATGACGAGATAATTCTGAGAAAGATAGAACGGCTGGATCTTTTGGAGATGAGTTCCAGAATTTCATCTGTGGTTGAAAAAGAGAATATTGACGTGGATAAACTGGTAATGGAGGCTGTTGAGTGGGCAAGAAAACAAAGATAG
- a CDS encoding putative toxin-antitoxin system toxin component, PIN family — MGKKTKIVLDTNIWISIFFNKTLSKEFGDLFRSGKIEVYVSEEILKEIARVLEYPKIKTVLEKAGMDSKEVLKEISGISKVVNPEKKLEIIREDPEDNKFLECALESGAEYIVSGDKHLLGAGEFEGIKIIPAREFIERMK; from the coding sequence GTGGGCAAGAAAACAAAGATAGTTTTAGATACAAACATCTGGATCTCGATATTCTTCAACAAGACTTTGAGTAAGGAATTCGGCGATCTATTCAGGAGTGGAAAGATCGAGGTTTATGTCTCAGAAGAGATTTTAAAAGAAATAGCTCGAGTTCTTGAGTATCCGAAAATAAAGACCGTACTGGAAAAAGCCGGGATGGATTCAAAAGAAGTTCTAAAGGAAATTTCAGGAATATCTAAGGTTGTGAATCCAGAGAAAAAACTGGAAATCATACGGGAGGACCCCGAGGATAACAAGTTCTTAGAGTGCGCACTCGAAAGCGGGGCGGAGTATATAGTGAGTGGTGATAAGCACCTGCTGGGAGCTGGAGAATTCGAAGGAATTAAAATAATCCCTGCAAGAGAATTCATAGAGAGAATGAAATAG